The proteins below come from a single Benincasa hispida cultivar B227 chromosome 4, ASM972705v1, whole genome shotgun sequence genomic window:
- the LOC120075666 gene encoding bifunctional riboflavin biosynthesis protein RIBA 1, chloroplastic-like: protein MAFRSVSFPSTAPISHVQRFKDLQSFGVLNYFKPYTSTGLVSELPSNCKASKLFLGTRGSVQTRATVISGEGGVLSSSNGNAVVAKDIILSNQSDSASISKSFPIDEDEYDFDRPTEGFASVADAIEDIRQGKMVLVVDDEDRENEGDLIMAAQAATPEAMAFIVKHGTGIVCVAMKGEDLERLQIPLMVDEKENEEKLCTAFTVTVDAREGTTTGVSASDRAATVLALASRNSKPYDFKRPGHIFPLKYREGGVLKRAGHTEASVDLAVLAGLDPVGILCEVVDEDGSMARLPKLREFAKQENLKIISIADLVRYRRKRDRLVESAGDAARMPTKWGPFQAYCYRSILDGIEHIAMVKGDIGDGQDILVRVHSECLTGDIFGSARCDCGNQLALAMQMIEAEGRGVLVYLRGHEGRGIGLGHKLRAYNLQDAGRDTVEANEDLGLPVDSREYGIGAQILRDLGVRTMKLMTNNPTKYKGLKGYGLEVSGRVPLITPITKDNKRYLETKRAKMGHVYNLDFGVRFRNRIDEHETSNGSVASSDVMA from the exons ATGGCTTTTAGAAGCGTCTCGTTCCCATCTACAGCTCCCATTTCTCATGTTCA AAGATTCAAAGACTTGCAGTCTTTTGGTGTACTCAACTACTTTAAACCATACACATCAACTGGCCTTGTTTCCGAGTTACCCTCAAACTGCAAAGCTAGTAAACTATTTTTGGGCACCAGGGGTTCAGTCCAAACGAGAGCTACAGTGATTTCTGGAGAAGGAGGAGTTCTGTCTTCTTCCAATGGAAATGCTGTAGTTGCAAAGGATATCATCCTTTCCAATCAGTCAGATTCAGCTTCTATCAGTAAGAGTTTTCCCATTGATGAAGATGAATATGATTTTGATCGTCCAACGGAAGGTTTTGCTTCTGTTGCAGATGCCATTGAAGATATTCGCCAGGGAAAG ATGGTGCTTGTAGTTGATGATGAAGATAGAGAAAACGAGGGAGATTTGATAATGGCAGCACAAGCTGCAACTCCGGAGGCCATGGCATTCATTGTAAAGCATGGAACAGGTATTGTTTGTGTGGCCATGAAAGGTGAAGACCTGGAGAGGTTACAGATTCCACTTATGGTGGACGAAAAGGAGAACGAGGAGAAACTTTGTACTGCTTTTACGGTGACAGTG GATGCAAGAGAAGGTACAACCACTGGAGTCTCAGCTAGTGATAGGGCAGCAACAGTATTGGCACTTGCATCAAGAAATTCAAAACCTTATGATTTTAAACGGCCAGGCCATATATTTCCCCTCAAGTACAGGGAAGGTGGTGTTTTGAAGAGAGCTGGACATACTGAAGCATCTGTCGATCTTGCGGTGCTTGCTGGATTAGACCCAGTTGGAATCCTTTGTGAGGTAGTTGATGAAGACGGTTCCATGGCTAGGTTACCAAAACTTCGTGAATTTGCCAAACAGGAAAACTTGAAAATCATTTCTATTGCGGATTTAGTCAG GTATAGGAGGAAGAGAGATAGATTGGTTGAAAGTGCCGGAGATGCTGCTCGCATGCCGACTAAATGGGGACCATTTCAGGCATATTGCTACAGATCTATTTTGGATGGTATTGAGCATATTGCAATGGTTAAG GGTGATATTGGTGATGGACAAGATATTCTAGTGAGGGTACACTCGGAATGCCTCACCGGAGATATTTTTGGATCAGCTAGATGCGACTGCGGAAACCAGCTTGCGCTAGCTATGCAGATGATTGAGGCAGAAGGCAGGGGTGTCTTGGTTTATCTCCGTGGACATGAAGGACGGGGCATAGGTTTGGGCCACAAACTTCGTGCATATAACTTGCAAGATGCTGGGCGGGACACTGTCGAAGCCAATGAGGATCTGGGATTGCCTGTGGATTCTCGCGAATATGGCATTGGTGCACAG ATTCTAAGGGATCTTGGGGTGAGAACAATGAAGCTAATGACAAACAACCCAACAAAGTACAAAGGCCTAAAGGGATATGGCTTAGAAGTTTCAGGTAGAGTTCCCCTGATAACCCCAATTACAAAGGACAACAAGAGATACCTAGAGACAAAGCGCGCCAAAATGGGGCACGTCTACAACTTGGATTTTGGAGTTAGATTTAGAAATCGGATTGACGAGCATGAAACATCGAACGGTAGTGTTGCCTCAAGCGATGTGATGGCTTGA